In Ovis canadensis isolate MfBH-ARS-UI-01 breed Bighorn chromosome 11, ARS-UI_OviCan_v2, whole genome shotgun sequence, one genomic interval encodes:
- the LOC138414657 gene encoding olfactory receptor 3A10: MEPGAWGNKTVVTEFILLGLTENIELQPILFAIFLFAYVITVGGNLSILAAIFVEPKLHTPMYYFLGNLSLLDIGCITVTVPPMLVCLLTHQCRVPYAACISQLFFFHLLAGVDCHLLTAMAYDRYLAICQPLTYSIRMSHDVQGALVAVCCSISFINALTHTVAVSVLDFCGPNVVNHFYCDLPPLFQLSCSSIHLNGQLLFVGATFMGVVPLIFISVSYAHVAAAVLRIHSAEGRKKAFSTCGSHLTVVCIFYGTGFFSYMRLGSVSASDKDKGIGILNTVVSPMLNPLIYSLRNPDVQGALKRLLTGKQPPE, translated from the coding sequence ATGGAGCCAGGTGCCTGGGGCAACAAGACTGTGGTCACTGAATTCATCCTTCTTGGCCTAACAGAGAACATCGAACTGCAACCCATCCTTTTCGCCATCTTCCTCTTTGCCTATGTGATCACAGTTGGGGGCAACTTGAGTATCCTGGCCGCCATCTTTGTGGAGCCCAaactccacacccccatgtactacTTCCTGGGGAACCTTTCTCTGCTGGACATTGGGTGCATCACTGTCACCGTTCCTCCCATGCTGGTCTGTCTCCTAACCCACCAATGCCGAGTTCCCTATGCAGCCTGCATCTcacagctcttctttttccacctCCTGGCTGGAGTGGACTGTCACCTCCTGACAGCCATGGCCTACGACCGCTACCTAGCCATTTGCCAGCCCCTCACCTATAGCATCCGCATGAGCCATGACGTCCAGGGAGCCCTGGTGGCCGTCTGCTGCTCCATCTCCTTCATCAACGCTCTGACCCACACAGTGGCTGTGTCTGTGCTGGACTTCTGCGGCCCTAACGTGGTCAACCACTTCTATTGTGACCTCCCGCCCCTTTTCCAGCTCTCTTGCTCCAGCATCCACCTGAATGGGCAGCTTCTTTTTGTGGGGGCCACCTTCATGGGGGTGGTCCCCCTGATCTTCATCTCGGTGTCCTATGCCCACGTGGCAGCCGCAGTCCTGCGGATCCACTCGGCGGAGGGCAGGAAGAAAGCCTTCTCCACGTGTGGCTCCCACCTCACCGTGGTCTGCATCTTTTATGGAACCGGCTTCTTCAGCTACATGCGCCTGGGCTCCGTGTCTGCCTCAGACAAGGACAAGGGCATTGGCATCCTCAACACTGTCGTCAGCCCCATGCTGAATCCACTCATCTACAGCCTCCGGAACCCGGATGTGCAGGGTGCCCTGAAGAGGTTGCTGACGGGGAAGCAGCCCCCCGAGTGA